The genomic region cattttaactCGTTCCTTTTTAGATAAAGGACTATAgttaattttataaaactattttttttttgttaaactaGTTATCTTTTCTTTTGATCTAGTTTAGACCCATTAAACAATTAAATTCATTTTTCAACTGAACCCATTTACCAAACTAAATTCATTAGGGGCTCCAATTTTTTATATTAACCCAGAGTCGCCCAAACCCCTGAATAATCAGGAATTCTCAGGACATGTTTGGCCCTGTATCTAGATTCTTTTATATCTAACAACATGATGGAAGACAAACAACATTTAATTTTTTTACTGTTATGACCAAAAAAAGTCACTaagaatgttttatttttatttagcaTTACATTCATCTTTTAGCATGATTTTATATTGGATTTAGAAATGAAAATGATAAGTACTATGTTCTACAAGTAACCATTAACAATATTTACAAAATATTCTTCACTCTAGTTATGATCTACAAGTGTTTTGTTGACATCATGGATGTGCACATGGGTAACATATCTAGCCATCAATCAAAGGTTTGTATACAACAATATGAACTTAAAGAATTGTAACCCAAAAAAAAAGCTAAAGTTATGTAATACAATTACCAATTTATTAGATGTGATAATTTTAATATATCCTTAAACATATTAACCTTATATTGTTTCTCTAATTTTGTTGTAAACATGAATTGAAAACACTAATCAAACATGTTATAATAAGGGGCtataagaggctacctcttaacgGAACCATTGAGAATTTTACCAATGaaaaggtagaagaatgtgataTGTGATAATTTACCATTCAGACTTGAgattacctcttattcattcagaggttttaaaccattaagaggtagcatctgaatggtcattaagaggctaccaaacagcccctaaattaACAATAATAAGTTTAGGTTGTAATGTCTAACCCGTTTAATAAACGAGTGCTTTGTTTAACCAATTTATTTAAACGTCACATGTTTATGGTGAGAACCAAAAATTATAACAATATACCAATTGACGCGACACAACTTTCACACGCATGTGTGTCCAGATTTATCGTTTCAACCTGTTAACCTTACACGATTGACACCGATAGTTGTTTTAATTCaaaaataaacaataaataaCTGACCTAAACCATCAGGATACAAAAAACAAAATGTAAACCACGTACGAGAATCGACTTTTATTGCCACATTTGAACACATTCCAATCGATCGAGCTCATGGCTGCCATCGTTACCAACAAGACACTAGTAAACCACTACGGCTAACCCATTCAAAATCTACACCAATCACCGTAACAATCTACTCGATAATTCAATACAccaccctataaatacccataaaATAGCACACAATACTCCAAGAACAGAAAAATATAAAATACCCCTACTTGATCTCGACGGTTTTGGTTTCTCTAACCTTTTCGTTGTGTTGCAACTAGCGGCACTGGCATCAGTGGCCGCTAAATTTACGTTTTTACCCCTACCAAAGCTTGACATTCGCTCAAACGCCCTGTTTACAAGTGCACTACTTTCCGAAGCCGAAGCTGGCGTTGTTGGTATCGAGTCAACAAAAGCCCATAAAGCCGAAGAAAACCAAGAATCGGTATTGGTATTGTTTTCGATGTTTTCGGGACATTGGTTTATATAATATTCAGGTTTCCCCTGAGTTTCTTCAATAATAACACCTAGAAACACacgaaaaatataaaaaaaaagttatataatcAGTAGCTAATGATATGATTCTGCTCGCGAAACAGGCTTAAAAAGCTTGGTCTTGAACTCCACGAGTCGGGCTCGAGAGCTCTTGCCATTGGCCCATTTGTCCATCTGATCACGAGCCCCAAAACATTagaaaaaaacgaaaaaaaaaatacaacttaACATTCTAGTACTTTTTTACACATTTATATGCTCGTTTAAACAAAATAACGAGTCCATTCAGTACCTGAGGACGTGTTAGAAACGGGCTCGGGAACAGTTTGACTAGTCAACATGCTACTTTCTCCTTGATCATGGTGATTCCAAAGATCATCATAGCTTACTGGAAGTTCATCATGCACCGCTTGACCATGACTCACTTCACTCACGAGGCCCGAGTTCTCAGGCCCGTATTCCAGATTGTCTGCATATCCTCCATGAAGCTCGATATACTGAGATCCAATCGCATCCAACCCGTTGTAGCAATCGAGGTCCGAAAACGAACCAAAATCAGCCGAACCGCAAATCTTCGGGTCTGGACCAATCAAATCATCCATTTCAAGAAAATCTTTCTCAACTTCACTCGAAACAGGCTGAATGAGAAATATCCCATCGTTCTCCGCGAATCGCGGAAGCGGTGGAAGAATTTCGGGCTCGTCAATAACTTTATTTAAGAACTCCAAAATCTCATTCGAAAAGCCCAATCCATCTTCTTCTTGTTGTTCTTCTTCTAGGGTATTCGTATTTGTAAACTCATTTGTTGGGATCGGTTTAAGCTTTTCTACGAGAAGAGAATCGACATCCAAACAATCGTCATCCTCCCATTCTTCTTCAACAAACGGTGCACCGTACTGCTCCCCGTTCTTGGGCCCCGCACCGCTTTTCTTGAATACTTTGTACAACGCGTAGTATTGTTGAGCGATCGAGCATCTTTTGAGCTCTTCTTCGTCTATGGTGTACTCGTGCATCACCCAATCGGTCCTGGCGCCCGAGGGTGCACGACCTTGGTAGTAAACTAGGGTCTTTTTGTTTCCGACTGAAGATGTTCTCCGTTTGATGGTTCGGTCTTTTCCAGTTGCTTTCCAGTACCCGTTCATTGTAGCCCGGCTTGATCTTCCACCGTTTGTTTTTTTGATATCTCGTGGGCTGAAAAAGAACCATTGTCGATCCCCGGTTTTCAGTTTAGAAAGCCCTGCGTATCACAAAGAACACATTTTAGAATCGACAGTTCAAAATGAAAAATCATAAACTTACTTCTGGAAACATGATCCAAATGACCAAACTATGAAAAATCAAACCTTGAAACGATACCTAGATCATGACTAATATAAcaattaggggtgcaaacgagccgagcggctcacgagctactcgagatcggctcgagaaaaagctcgaaacgagccgagccttatcaagcccgagccgagcttgagcctcaaaacaaagctcgtttgtttatcgagcccgagctcgagcctcacatgtgaagctcgttaggctcgtcgagccttatcgagccttagtgtaaacgagccgagtcgagccgagcttatttaaacttgtttacaagctgaccatgaacctaaaaataagcttatttagtaaacgagcccgagctttacttatcgacctcgcaagcctaaaaagtctattatttatattatttttattaaatatactaattaatatataataaatgagccgagcccgagccaagctcgagcttgataaaatacaaacgagccgagctcgagctttgaaaacaaagctcgaatcgaacCGAGCCCGAGCTCtaataagttaatcgagctcgagctcgagcctggccgagctcgggctcggctcggctcgtttgcacccctaataaCAATCATACGATTACTTCCGTAAACATGATTCATACAAACTATACAACATAATAAACCGTAAAACACTCGAACAATAGAACAAACAACCTCCTAAACGGAACAAtcaacaaaataaacaaaatctaGTTCAAAACACAGTAAACTCAAGTGAAGCAATGCGTACAAAACTCAACAATACATAAAACATAGCTAAAAAAGGTCATATAACTACTTCAAGAATCATGGTCCTAATTACAAAACCTAcaaaatcaaaccctaaaacaaaCAAATACAATAAACATGAACAATTATTATTATACACAATAAACAAAAATATCAAATTAAAACACATTAAAATCAAGTCAACCAATGTACACAAAATTCAACAACACCTAAATATTACAAGATTCAACAATACCTAAATCATCATAATTAACAAAACAATAACAATCATATACAGTAAAcatgaaaaatcaacaaaatagACAAAATATCAAATTAATACAAAATATCGAATACAATAAAATATCATGAGCatgaaatataaattaattaattaattaatacacAATCAAATACAATAAACATGAACAAtcaacaaaataaacaaaaatcaaattaaaacaaATTAAAATCAAGTCAAACATTGCATACAAGATTCAACAATACCTAATCATACAAGGTTCAACAACACCTAAATCATCATAATTAACAAAACAACAACATAACCACTTCTAAAACAAGATCCAAACAACCAAAATCACACAAAACCAAACCCTAAAACAATCAAACACTTCAAGAGACACACCAATAAACACAAATCCACaacaaaacaacataaaacaacataaaacattgcATACATACCAGGTAACTCATCCGGATCCCACTTATAAACATCAACTTCACCAATAATATCCGGCTTCAACGGGCGACAACAGATCTTCCGTTTCAGATAATACAAAACCAGTTCTTCATCAGTAGGATGAAATCTGAAACCCGGTGGAAACAACTTGCCAGATGACGACGGAGACTTTGACCTAGAAACTGTGGCTGATTCAGAACCCATGAAATTGGGGGttgaaacaagtgtgtttcgatCTATTGCAACCTGAAATTGCTAACTGGATCGTTGATTGTATACTGGATTGTTGATTGTAGTGTTTGTTGATCGGATTTGAAGGTGGCGTGGAGAAGAAGATTTGTGAAACCCCAAAAGGGGTAGACTT from Helianthus annuus cultivar XRQ/B chromosome 10, HanXRQr2.0-SUNRISE, whole genome shotgun sequence harbors:
- the LOC110883836 gene encoding NAC domain-containing protein 17 translates to MGSESATVSRSKSPSSSGKLFPPGFRFHPTDEELVLYYLKRKICCRPLKPDIIGEVDVYKWDPDELPGLSKLKTGDRQWFFFSPRDIKKTNGGRSSRATMNGYWKATGKDRTIKRRTSSVGNKKTLVYYQGRAPSGARTDWVMHEYTIDEEELKRCSIAQQYYALYKVFKKSGAGPKNGEQYGAPFVEEEWEDDDCLDVDSLLVEKLKPIPTNEFTNTNTLEEEQQEEDGLGFSNEILEFLNKVIDEPEILPPLPRFAENDGIFLIQPVSSEVEKDFLEMDDLIGPDPKICGSADFGSFSDLDCYNGLDAIGSQYIELHGGYADNLEYGPENSGLVSEVSHGQAVHDELPVSYDDLWNHHDQGESSMLTSQTVPEPVSNTSSGVIIEETQGKPEYYINQCPENIENNTNTDSWFSSALWAFVDSIPTTPASASESSALVNRAFERMSSFGRGKNVNLAATDASAASCNTTKRLEKPKPSRSSRGILYFSVLGVLCAILWVFIGWCIELSSRLLR